In Sphingobacterium sp. SRCM116780, the genomic stretch TTTAAACGACAACTGTTCTTATTATAGAAAAACAGATACAAAATCTCCTTTCAATGGAAAGGATGCTAAGTATAAATGACGTCGTACAGTAAAAAATCCAAATGTCTTCATCAACTTTGGATGACGAAACAAAAAAGAGGAAACGATAAGAAACAAAAAAATTTACTGTGCAGCAAAACGCCAAGATAAAGGGTCTAATGAAAATTAGGCCCTTTTGATTTACAAGAAAACCACATCTCCCGATATGGCTTTCTATAAACATATGATAATTAAACAGTAAACGGATCAAGCGGAATTGTTGGGAGGAATACTTTTAGGCACACAATTTCATTCTAATTTCAGATACCTCGAAAAAACTTACAAAGTATTGTCAAGTAGCTTTATAAATCATACAATCTTAATACTTTTTTCCATTTTAGATAGAAAATATAGCTATCTGAGAGAAAAGCATCCAATAGATCTTCTGTCTTCTTCAATCATTAATGGATTTTATCTGAGTTTAAAATCCATGATTGTACCAATCAAGCTGATTATTCTTGTAAAATCATACTTCTGAGCCGCGGATAAAGCAGGGACTAGGCAGGGATAAAGCGTATGCTAGGCGTTGTAAAAGCGTTTCCTCGAGAAGAACCATCATAGCATATGATTTGCACAGATAAATTGTAGGTTAAGCATGTTGAATCGATACGCGTGTACCTTGATGGTTATCTGTAGTACGCTCATAGGATGAGTCTAGAACAACTGTCGATCAACTGTTTTTTAAGTATGTTTCAGTTATTGTTCAAGTTGGTTCTGAAAGTGTTTCAAAACTGACTTGACTATGCTTTGATTGGGGAAAGAGTCTTACTTGCCTTGTTTTTGAAGATATATGGAATAGAGGCCTTACAACTACCACAGGTCGGGTAAGACACAACTGTAGCTGTATCGTAGTATGTACGGATCAGTATCGAACATTGTTGGCACTTCTATGGACTTTAAAGGACTTGCATGGACTTTCAAGGACTTTTGATATGCGAAGAGAGGGTAGAAAACCTCTTGATTCCAATTCGATATTTTCATATTCGGATGGAACGATATTCTTTGATGAAGCTAAATTAAGAATTATTTAAATATCTCCCAACAATTTCACTTGATCCCAGTAAACTACTTATAAGAGTTGATCGATTTAGACACCTTCCAGCTTCCACCTTCGTTAACCAAGGTCACAAGATCTGTTTTGGTAAAATCTTCAAACTGCATCGTTACTTTAGCGATCATATAATCAGCAGATGTTTCAATAATCTGGATATTCGTTTTACAATTCATCTTCTCTCCTTTTTGTTTTTTCAAGAATGCGATGACTTCTGAGCGGCTATTCGTTTTTCCGTTTTCACCTTGTATCTTTTGGCTAAAATCAGATCCAAACAATTGTTCTACTCCTGCTGACTGTCCCTCTGTCATAACCGAAACATAGCTGTCAATAGCCAAGTTTGCTGTGGATAGCTTAAGCATACCTTTTTCTGGTTTCTCTGCGGCCATTGTACATGTTGATACTGCGATTAAAGCTGCTGTGAATGTTTTTACTAAAGTTTTCATAATGCTTTTATTTTTATGTTCGTTTTGTTCTTATTTGTTGATTCAAAATTAGAACAAGTAACGTCCTTAGCCTACAGACTTTAGACGAATACAAATAAAAACTCGGTAAATAGTGGATATCGACAGGTAAATTACTTTTTTTATTAACTTGAAAACTAAATATATTAAATATGCTTTTTGGAAAGATTAAAATCGTTCTCACGTTAGTGCTTACTACATTTTCTCTATTGATTTTTGCCCAAGACATTTATACCAAAACTTATGGCGATAAAAATAAACCTGCCATCATTTACATACATGGCGGCCCAAGAGGTAATGCTACGCTATTTGAGGGTACGACTGCTCAAACACTTGCAGATAAGGGTTACTTTGTAATTGTTTATGACAGACGAGGTGAAGGAAGATCGAGCGATCCGAATGCGAAACTTACTTTCGAAGAAGCTTTTAATGATTTAAATGGAGTGATTTTGAAATATGGTTTAAAAAAAGTGACTATAATCGGACATAGTTTTGGAGGTCTTGTTTCCACATTGTACACCAATAAATATCCTGAAAAAGTTGATCGCTTAATTTTAGTGGGTGCTTTGTTTGCTCAACAGGAAAGTTATGACCATATCTTGAAAACCGGACTTAAAAAAGCACAACAAAATCACGATAAGCAAACGATTCAAAGAATAAATACTATAAATAAATTAGATAAAAAAAGTGCTGCCTATAGAAAACAAGTTTATGAAGTTGCCTCTTATTTCGGATATTTTAATATGCCAAACCCAACGACTGAGTCCAAATTGATCAATAAAAGTTATACAGAAAGTGAATACTCAAAATCCAACATCAGAAATGACGAAGCTCCACTTCTTTTTTATAAAAATGAAAAGCAGGTGAATATCGATACCAAGGCTATTCTGAAAAAAATTAAAGTGAAAAAGGTAAAATTATCTGCTATATATGGGAAGCAAGACGGAATTTTTTCGGAGAAGCAAATTTTATCCTTAAGAAAGATCGTGGGTGAGGCTAATTTTTACAGCATTGAAAATTGTTCCCATTATCCATTTGTGGATCAACAACATGAATTTCTTGAGGATTTACAGGTGATTCTCGTTCGCTAAGTATTAGACATCTCAAACAAGAATCATTAATCTGC encodes the following:
- a CDS encoding nuclear transport factor 2 family protein, encoding MKTLVKTFTAALIAVSTCTMAAEKPEKGMLKLSTANLAIDSYVSVMTEGQSAGVEQLFGSDFSQKIQGENGKTNSRSEVIAFLKKQKGEKMNCKTNIQIIETSADYMIAKVTMQFEDFTKTDLVTLVNEGGSWKVSKSINSYK
- a CDS encoding alpha/beta hydrolase, with amino-acid sequence MLFGKIKIVLTLVLTTFSLLIFAQDIYTKTYGDKNKPAIIYIHGGPRGNATLFEGTTAQTLADKGYFVIVYDRRGEGRSSDPNAKLTFEEAFNDLNGVILKYGLKKVTIIGHSFGGLVSTLYTNKYPEKVDRLILVGALFAQQESYDHILKTGLKKAQQNHDKQTIQRINTINKLDKKSAAYRKQVYEVASYFGYFNMPNPTTESKLINKSYTESEYSKSNIRNDEAPLLFYKNEKQVNIDTKAILKKIKVKKVKLSAIYGKQDGIFSEKQILSLRKIVGEANFYSIENCSHYPFVDQQHEFLEDLQVILVR